Below is a genomic region from Nilaparvata lugens isolate BPH chromosome 3, ASM1435652v1, whole genome shotgun sequence.
aataaaatcaatctGCCTAAGAATATTGCATTCTTTATTCAAGTACAAGTGATGACGTGTTGTTGAGCATATTCCCCTCAGGGCAGTTCCTGATACTCCTAAGTGTTTCGAGTGAAAggagattttttgaaattaacaaaaaccTTCTTGGACAAATAATGTGGAAATAAGTTATTTTGGAAAGTAATTACCTTTAGAAGCTCGTCTTTACTATTCTTTTCATCATCCAAGTTTGCAATGGTTGTTAGATTTATTCCAGCTACTTTCTTCTTAGTTTCTCCATCTTCATTAAGTTCTACCAATGCCACCAAACCAACTCCTACTTTTAGAATTTTTCTCCAAAGATCATGACATACCTTCATAGAAACGCTATCCTCTAGGTAAGCTGCAACATTATAGAGATCAAAAAGGAAACTAATCAGTAATCAATATGATGCAAGTCAATCAGTCCACCCTCATGATGAAGGAAATAATTCACTAGGAAAATACTCCTGCTAATTGTATAATTATCCAGGCTTATTTATTTTCTTCGGTACTTGAAATAGAAACCTGGATTTATTCTTAGAGAAGTGGTGGGTATTCATATCATGCCACCCTTGATCTCAAGTAATGAAATAATTTCACAACTGAATGTTCAATCCAGCTAATGTTCAATATTCATAGCTAAAGTCAAACTCTAAAATGATATGGTAAATAATTCGAGCAAACAGCACTAAATGGCCCCATTATCAATCCATTAGGTTTACATACTCAAAGAATCCCACTGAATTTTTTATCGATAAAACCCGCTATTTATTAACCAACCTGCAgaagataatatattttctctgACAAGAAAATATTTGGTCATGTGCTGAACAGCATCTTCTATCAAATCCTCAGTTATCACCTGTATCATATACTTGAGAGGAGGATGATCTCCATGAGCTTTCCCCTCAAATCTATCCAGCTCGGACGGAAGACCATCTGGCAGCCGCAACTCCATTtcagttaataattattgaggagCTGAAAAAAATGTGAAGAAAAGTTATTTGGGAATATCAGATAAAGGACAAATAGCCCTAAGTCCATACTGTATATGTCTAACATGTGGGAGAGGAGCTGTTGGAATGTCAGATATCTATAGTGAATAAAGAATGATTGGTAGTTTGAAAGGAACAAGCTTTTATCGTTTTCGGATATTTTGAGTGataagaaaatttttaatttggaATGAAGCTATGAATCGCTAGTGGAAGTAAATCAGCTGTGCGAACTGGTGGGATTGTCTTATCATTGCAACTACAGTAGCTATTACAACCAAGGCTTTGAGCTATTCAAATTCTGGCggaatttattgtttgaaatgggATAGCTGTTCAGCTTCGCGTGAGCCCACATCAATGAGCTATTCTTTATTATATGAATAGGTTATAATGCTGTAGGTTAAAAAGCTATTCACTTCTCTCACCATAGAGGGGAAAACTACCTTATAAATGAAATGAActtatcattgaataattgagCAATGCCCAGACACAAGAGGTAATGCCGCTAAAACATACAATCACAGTGTGAAGATATTCAAGATTATTCGTTTTTGATACAATGGAGTGAGATTCAGAGGGGTATTAATTTCAAAGAAATACGATGTTACTTGGCGGTGTTAATATGAAAACTGCTCTGTATTAGTTGAAACTCAACAACGTCAATAGCAGAAAATTAATAACACATTTAAACAACTATTAGGAATAAGTCAGACCTGAATAGAAAATGATAATCCATAGAATAAATTACTACATACCAATACAGAAGAATAAACTAGGAGTAAAAAGTGCTTTAATGATTCAAATTACTTTGATCCTGAAGAAAATAGAAATGAAGAGATAGGAtgatttggatgaataaattaattgatttgattCTTCGAGAGTTTTTAAAAagatataatattcaaatatatctGGATAGTGGATAAGGAAAGTGCATTGAAGAAAAGAGGGATAGATAAAACAAAAGTAGCCTACATGAGAATAGCCTAGATGACTCCTACAAGGAGTCGAGTTATCAGACCTGAAAGTGATTTAGAAGGACGATTATGGAATCAGAAGTTGgtgatattgaataataattatctagtATCCATATCCATGCAGAATAGAAAAACTCTCCGATGTAATCGTTTTGTGCGTcgataattttgtttttcaaatatttgtaatGGAAGCAGTAACTTATTCTTTGAAGTTGACTTTTCTATGTTACACAGTACTTTAAAATTGCATGGAATGAGAAGAAGATTATTATTGATAGGAAAAACGGGAGTTAAAGAGAGAAAAGCAATCGATAAGTGCAAACCTACAAACTCAgttacaattcaattcaatttcagtttatttaaaaaaaacataatacacgaatatgaaatacaatatacaacatattttggaatccccctactagactatccatctgtgtgtaggggggagAGTTCCACGTTATACATATAAACTTAATCTGCTCAggagtaaataatagagaatacacttgTATTGTAGATTTATTATCagtattttgataataaaatagataatacattgtgctgatgtatatttaagaatgtAGGAATATTTATGTACgaataacctaacctaacctaacctaacctaaccttgaagtcgtgttggtcaccaagcataacgagattggagtagttctgaagcttcccaaccaatctggtacagccacctgtccaccctcTTCCTAAACACTACCAAACTAACGCCTCTGCTTCCCTAATCACCCCTGGCACATTTCTGTACAAGATATGGGCCACATATGACACATTCACAATCAAAAGAATTCCTTCGAAATGTTGATGAGAATAGAAAACATGCCATTTACTAGTAAAATATGCACCTTTTTGCAAGAAATCCTGTTCAATAatacttcaaaataattttgtaaatattacAGTGATGCAGTTTCCAAATGTATCTTAAGAGCACAAATACTTTTCGCCCATACTCACATttataaatgaatcaacaagattTAAGAAGAAACGTTCCACACAACACCTTGATTACTAGGATGATTGAATcataaacttgaaataaaataataaatcatgaaCTTTGCACTGTACCTATATGATAACAAATGTAAATATTGAAGATAAGTCTCTTCTAGTTAAATCACTTACACGCGATAAATGCAGGAGGATGaatcttttcaattattatatagcAGTCTTGTACGTGCCTCAAAGTGAATTATAGAGGGACTGACGAAACACAGAAATAGTTATTGTGAATAAGACAAGAAGTGACAGAAAGAGATAAAGTGAGAGATTCTGATTACCAGtgtagaagagagagaaaatacgAATTCACAGAATAACAACATGTGAATGGGAGATAAGTAGTTGCAATTTATGATAATAGAGAGACCGATGtaagaagagagagataaaCCGCATTGAGCCTGCGCAATTGAGAATAGAATGGTTTTAGGTCAAATTCAAACTCATTATTCCCAACAATAGACTACTGAAGTGGAGAGGCTTGATAACACCCAGCACTCATCAGGTCAATTATGATATCCTAGCGTGATCAATTAttactatgataataattattatctataattatattatatatacagtatatctATGTTTCCACTATTATTCAAGTATAATTCTCTTCATAGATTGGTCACCGTTGAttttttataagaaatttaatggTATCTTTTCGATTAATTTGTGAATGTGAGTTATATGAGTATTCGTGCTCTTCAGGaaatttgatgtatttttttaatagcCTTATAAGGCTATTAAGCCTTATAAGGTTTTCTTAAAAAGTCTTTTTTTAATAACCAATCAGCAAGGAAAGTGAGTAGCAAACTCCAACAAGCATGGTTATGATTTCTCAAAAGACTTGGTATACGACATGCGTGTTTTAACTATGACAACATGAAAAATAGGACATGAGAAATATTCGAATTTATACCGGGTTTGGCATAAAAACCTGACGATTTTTGAGGGGTGATAATATTAAAGTACAATTAAAACATgtaatatatcaaattaaagatCAAATTTTGCAATTTTCAGTAAATTACATAGATCACTaacaaagtttttctatttgaagaTTATGTCATCCAAATGATTTCCGTTACCTACTTTTCACGCTCTCACTTGagttaattataaatttttccaTTCGAGTATTTTCAAGAACATTTTCTACCTCAGAGTCTCCAATATTAATGACCGGTTCAAAGAAATAGTTTTTAAAACCAAATTGCATACGTTTACTATTATTTGGATTGACTgcaattttacataaagattttaaatttacCGATTATGGATATAACTATTTTTTTGTTTCTGAGAATTTTTAACTTTGAACAAATGATTTCgacaaaataatagataattattactttccttgccctattaccataggtaagggaagtaccTATTGCTTTCCGGATAATCTTGATTGACTTTCGTTGAAAATTTCCATCAATAACcaaaccaatttataaaatCATGCGATTCCTCCCCGCAAATGATCGACTATTAACctcataataaatgaaattccaTTAAGTTGCATTGATATTTATTTTCCCACATGTGAAGTGATCAGATGTTTGGATTGGATTTCATGGAaatcctattataatattaagcgagcaatttctgtatatctggttatttttactttccttgccctattaccataggtaaggaaagtattactttccgaaaaaaattatgtgtgtgtgtgtgtgtgtgtgtggtgtgtgtgtgtgtgtgtgtgtgtgtgtgtgttgtgtgtgtgtgtgttgtgtgtgtgtgtgtgtatgagtgtatatgcgtctgtgtacacgatatctcatctcccaattaacggaatgacttgaaatttggaacttgagttccttacaatataaggatccgacacgatcaatttcgatcaaatgcaattaaagatggcggctaaaatagcaaaaatgttgtcaaaaacaggggttttctcgaaaacggctccaacgattttgatcaaatttatacctggaat
It encodes:
- the LOC111057673 gene encoding uncharacterized protein LOC111057673, which encodes MELRLPDGLPSELDRFEGKAHGDHPPLKYMIQVITEDLIEDAVQHMTKYFLVRENILSSAAYLEDSVSMKVCHDLWRKILKVGVGLVALVELNEDGETKKKVAGINLTTIANLDDEKNSKDELLKLQGKAVKKTVRTVIDLEKDVDIASLYGTRKYLTAYGLSVAPQYSGDGVGYRLLMARTPLCRALGIRLTVTAFTSPLSQYLAKKAGFETVTSLDYKTYKHGDKLAYPRLDGSIALMAKRIPASCEL